The genomic interval TCCAAACTAGAGAAACATCTGGAAGTGTTTACTCGTTAACCGCTCATGGCTCTATTCGCAGCTACGGGAAGGTGATCTCTCCCCACTCCCCCACCTCACGAAGTAGGTGGGGGTCATTGAATGTGTAACTTAGCAATTTTTTCCATTTTTTCTTCAGTTTTATAGCAGTACGCAACGAGGTTAGGACATTTTGTTTCGGTGTTCGTCTGACAGTATAGGTTTTTAAAACCATAACTGATGTCCTAACGTGAATCCATAGCGCTATAGCCTACCGTTTTGAGCCTATTATATTATATCGCGCCTTTTTTTCCCGTCCTCCAAACCCCAATTGCCGTAAGCAAGTCGCATAGCGATATCGCGCTCTTTGATTCGCCGCCAGAAGCAGATGAGTGTTCAAGACATTACTGAACGCCTTGATCGCGAAACTGAAGGAGTGAGAACGCTTTTAGGGGCAATGAACTGATTTTGACCAATGAAAAAGCAGAGCGCGATCGCGATGAGGACAGTCTCTACGCTCCTAAGCTAAGACTGCTGTTGGTTGAGTTGGTTTAATTTTTGGGTCGCTTGATCCTGCGTAATTGGCTGAGAGAGGGGATCGCGCCTTTCCCATCACATCTAGCTTTTAGACCAAACTATATCGATCATCAGATACAAAGTCAAGAACCTGATTCATTGCCATCATTACATTTAATATCCTATCTATATTTTATAGTTTATTGATATCAATCACATTTAGCCAGGTAAGATAGAAAGAAATTCTCAAAGTTTAAAAGCTTGTAATCAAGATTTGGAGGGAATTATAAAAAAAGATCGAATTTTTTCGGCATGATGATCACTTTCCGATCAGCGCTGGGTAAATTACTTATAGAACTGAGAAAGTTAATCTTAATCACTACTAATTGGAGACTAAAATCATGAATTCAATCCTAAAATCTAAATTACTGTTCGCTCTCAACAAAAATAAAAAAGATAAAGGTTTCACTTTAATTGAACTGCTCGTTGTAATTATTATTATTGGTGTTCTCTCTGCGGTTGCCCTCCCTAACTTACTCGGACAGGTGGGTAAAGCCAGAGAATCGGAAGCAAAAAACGCAGTTGGTTCTTTCAACCGTGGTCAACAGGCTGCTTTCACAGAAGATGGTAGCTTTGCAGCCGTTGGTGGTACAGGTACTGCTGCTCAGGCAGCCTTGAATAGTGATTTAGGCGTAGGTCTGGAATTAGAATTCTACGAGCCTGATGCTCAAACCACTGGTCAGCTTCTCATGCTCAACTCCGACCGAGGTACTGATAACACCAGAGATTATGGTGGTGGCATTAACTATGACCCCGATGCAAGAAGTTTTACCACTGTAGTCTGCCGTATGGATGATGCAGCGGCTAACACCGCTATGACTGATAGTGAAGTCAGTAACGAAGCAGTTACTACAGGTACGGCTATGGCTTGTGCTAATAGTGCAAGTGCAGTTAACTAGAGTTACTCGTTACTTGTTGAAATTACGTTTGCTAATTGCATTCAAGGCATAACTAAGGAACTAAAGCAGGCATTGTGTGTAATGTCTGCTTATTTTTTTAAGCACTTCTTAACTTTCCATAAGTTATATGAAACACTCTAATGGTTACTACAAATAAATTTCATCAAGTTCCTCCAAACTTAGGGATTAGGGGGTTGGCATTATGTAGCAAAGTTTTATCAATTTCATATTACCTCGTTATCAAAGAAGCCAGAAATGGTAGGGGTTAGCAAACTATTGAATCTTTTATATTAGATTACTTGGAATAAAAAATAGGTGGATATTTCAAAGTTAGAGAAAAATAATCTGGGATTATTCCAATACTGAATTTAGGAGCAAAGACTAGATGAATTGCACTAAACTTAAACTCTATCGAAACTTAGTTATAAAAACAACTAATCAAGGTTTTACCTTAATTGAACTCTTAGTGGTTATTATCATCTTGGGAGTTCTATCATCCGTAGCACTACCGAGTTTATTAAATCAAGTGGGTAAAGCCCGCGAAGTTGAGGCAAAAGAAACTCTCAGTAGTATCGGAGTTTCCCAACAAGCATACTTTTTTCAAAAAGGAAATTTTGCAGATAGGTTAGAAAAACTAGACATCGTTGTTAATGGGCAAGAGTATAATTATCCTCAACCAAGCATCCATTCCAGTGGTAGTGCGACTCAAGTCATTCATGAAGCAGATGCGATTAATCCCATCAATAAAAATAAAAGAGATTATGCAATGGGGATTATCTACGATTCAGGAAGTTTTGAGGTTATTTTATGTCAAAGTAATGAACCAGGGGATGATGCGCTACCTTCTACAACAACAATCGGAACTTGTGATCAAGGGCAAAGAATACAATGAATGGGTCTTTAATCGCTAGAGGAATGACTAGATTGTTATTCACAGTCGTTTTGATTCTTGCCTGTGCTAGTGGTATTACTGGCTTGCAGTATCCTAATCTTAGTAAGAATCAACAAAAGAAAACTGATCAAGAATACCTCCGTCAAGAGCAATTAAAAGCGACTAATTTAAGTATTATTAATAATTTACCAAGTTTTGGCTTTAATAATTTAGTTGCCGATTGGCTTTTCTTACAATTTATCCAATATTTTGGTGATACAGATGCGCGTAAAGTCACAGGATACCAATTAATTCCCAGTTATTTCCAAGCGATTATAGAACACGATCCGCGCTTTGAATCTGCCTATTCAACCTTATCATCTCCTAACACGATATTTGCAGGCAAACCCAAACTAACCGTCGAACTTCTCGGTGAATCGTTAGAACATCTTTCTGCTGAAACTTCCAAGAAGGGTTATCAACTTTGGGTTTACAAAGCAACAGACGAATTACTTTATCTGAATGACGTTCCAGCCGCCAAATCTTCTTATCAAAAAGCGATAGAATGGGCGGAACAGTCCAACGAACCGAGTAGCAAAGGAATCGCTCGTTATGCTCGAAGAATGCTTCGATTTGTAGAGTCTAATCCTGATACAAGAGAAGGTCGTATTGGTGCTTGGACAATTATCTTAATGACAACGGGACAAGAAGCCGTTCAAAAAGAAGCAATTAAGGCAATTGAAGAACTCGGAGGTGAAGTCATAAAAACGCCTAATGGCAGAATACAAAAAGTAAGAGTAAAATAACAAAATCAATGACTAATTACTTAGCTTGAATTATTCTCTAAAAAGATGCTTTCAACATTCCCCCAAAATTGGGAGTGAGGGGGCATAATAACTAACAAATATTGAGTGCAGATGATTCACTATGATAGAAAATAAAATGTTATCAAATTGGGAAAAACAAGCAGTTGAACGCTTAGAAAAAGCTCAGTACGATGAACTTCTCAAGCTATGTGAACAAACCATTAACGCTGAGGAAGAAGGAAGCCTACCTTATTGGTATTTAGGATTAGCTTATTTACTCAAACAAGAACCAGAAGAAGCCCAAGCAATTTGGCTTTCAGGTTGGTTTGAAGCCCCAGGAGAAGAAACCAGCGACGAACGAACAGAGATTTTAGTTAGGGTTTTAGAAAAAGAAGCAAAACGACAATTCACTAAAGGAGCATTTTTAACCAGCGCTGAAATTAAAGAGAATATACAAGAAATTCAACCTGAAAATCTCAATAATACTTTATCCCTAATTAAAGACTTAATTAAAAATAAGACCTTTTCAATTGAATATCTGGAGCAATGGGAATTTTGGCAAAGATTAGAAGCTAACCGAAATCAAGCGATTGATGCTACTTTACTTGGAGATATTCTAGTTTATATTTTTGCTCATTTTCCTGTAGAAAACAAAGCAGGCTTAATGAATATTGCGTTTCAAGCAGTGGAAGACAAAACCACCTTTCTTAAGTCTGTAGTTGTTGCTGCTGGAAAAGTAGCTTACAAACAGTCTAAATATAAATCAGCGATTGAAATACTCCAATTATCGGAAAAACTGCAACCTGACTTTTTACCGACTTACCAATATTTATCTCAAATTCAAACTGATGCGGGTAAACACAAGCCCGCAATTGACGCAGCAGAAAAGTTAATTAAAAATAGTACAACACCACTAGAAACAACCGATGCAAACTTTTTCCTCTTGAGAGCTTTATTATCTTCAGGAAACTGGAAAGATATTCCACAAGTCGCTAAACAATACAAAAAAACATTAGAAGCAGTCTGTGATTATTATTCAAGTCAAGAAATTTCTAATGACCAATACATTGATGATGATACTGTCACCTTGCCTTTAGCGGCTTTTTATTTAAGCCAAGTTGAAGATAAGCCGAGACAAAATCGTTTGTTGCAAAATCAAGTAATTAATATTTTTCAAAAAATCTTTTTAGCGAATCAAGACAAACATCTCTCTTTCCCATCTCGTCAACCGATACCCAATAAAAGGTTAAGAGTCGGTTATATGGGTCATACCTTAAGATTTCATTCTGTGGGTTGGTTATCTCGATGGCTAATTAAAAACCATACGAAAGAGGATTTTCAGACGACTGTTTATTTAGTTAATCGCCGTCCAGATGCGCTAACGGAAGGATTAATTGCTCAAGTAGATGATTTTAAGTTGCTGGATCAAAACACTTATGAAAGCGCCGAACAAATTGCTAAGGATGAGATTGATATTTTAGTTGATTTGGACAGTGCTACCTTAACGGAAACTTGTCGCATTTTATCCCTTAAACCAGCACCGATTCAGATAACATGGCTAGGATGGGATGCCTCCAGTTTACCTGCTGTAGATTACTATATCGCTGATCCTTACGTTTTACCAGAAAATGCTCAGGATTATTATCAAGAGATAATTTGGCGTTTACCTCATAGCTATGTAGCAGTAAAAGGCTTTGAAGCAGGGATTCCCACTCTAAAACGAGAGGATTTAGACATTCCTACTGATGCAGTGATATATTTTAGCGCTCAATCCGCAACTAAGCGTCATCCTGATACAGTACGCTTACAAATGCAGATTCTGAAGCAAGTTCCCAACAGTTATTTTCTGATTAAGGGATTAGGAGATCAAGAGATTATTCGCGAGTTTTTTACTGAGATAGCCAACGGTGAAGGAGTTGATCCGAATCGTTTACGTTTTTTGAGTCGAGATGCCAATGAGTTAGCCCATCGGGCAAATTTAACAATTGCTGATGTGGTATTAGATACCTATCCTTACAATGGCGCAACCACAACCCTAGAAACCCTCTGGATGGGGGTTCCCTTAGTGACAAAAGTAGGAGAACAATATGTCGCCCGTAATAGCTATACCTTCCTGAAAAATGTCGGAGTAGAAGAAGGAATCGCATGGACAGATGAGGAATATGTGGAGTGGGGCGTTAAGTTAGGAACCGATGAAAACTTACGGCGGGATGTGCATTGGAAACTGCTTCAATCGCGAAAAACTGCACCGTTATGGGATGTGGAACAGTTTGTAACTGATATGGAAACCGCTTATCAGCAAATGTGGGCGAAGTATGTGGAACAAGTGAAAACCTATCCCGTTGCTGAAGAAGCCACTTCCCCAGAAGAGAAGCAGACTAAACCGAAGTTAAGACTCTTACATAACCTACCGCGCTGTGGTGGAACAATCATCAGTAAATGTCTCGCCACGATGGAGAATAACTTATTGCTGAGTGAAATTCATCCGCGAGGAATGGATATGTTTAACCCGCTTCAACAAGCCCACGACTGGTTTGATCTCCTCACAACTAAAGACTTCAACGAATTGGCAACCAGTAAACCTGTTTCCTTTGTGGATGCTATTTCTCGCATTCATCAGCGCAGCGAAGAGAATAACTGCAATTTAATTATCCGAGACTGGGCGCATTTAGACTTCTTTGGCGTTCCTTGGACAAACAACCTTTCCTATCGTTTAGATTTAGCCGAGACTCTCAAAACTCATTTTGATAACATCCAAGCTGCTATTGTTCGACATCCTGTTGATCAGTGGTTAAGCCTGTGTCGCTTAGAGCTTTTACAAGGAAAATTAAGCCTCGAAAACTTTTTACAAGGTTATCTCGAATTTGCCAAAATTGCCACGGAAATCGGCTTTATTCGCTATGAAGATTTTACTCATGATCCTGATACTCAATTACAGGCATTATGTGAAAAGTTAGAGACTCCCTTTGATCCAAACTACAAGGAGAAGTGGCAAACTTACAAGAAAATTACAGGAGAAACCGCTAGTCAAGGAGAAATCACACCGCAACCTCGTCGTCATATTGAACCTGAAGTCTTAGAAACCATCGAGAAGAATGAGTTTTACCAAGAAGCGATTACCTTACTGGGATATAGCGAAGTTAACTCTAAGTAATACCATTTTATCCCCCCTAACCTCCTCACTAAAGCTCCGGCTTTGAAAGGGGGGAAAAGAAAAGGGTTGGTGTGTAGTGCCAATTCTCTAAAACGGGATAATCATGATTCGGATTGAACAAAAGACCAACTTCCTTGTTCAGATTTGATTACCTGATATTGGTCTAAAGAATGTGCTTGATAGATGGGGAGTTTGTCAGCTTGTAACTGGGAAATTTTATCTAAATTTTCAGCTTTTAATTGTAATCGACCTTGAACGTGGCGTAATAAAGGATTCCAGTCTCTTTGATCTAAATTTGCTGTAATAGCAATCTCCATTTGTTCACTAAGATCAATTTCCTCTTCCATCATCAAATTCATCGCAACACTAGAGAGAACTAAGTTCGCATCTTCTTCCGATAAAGTGTCCGTATCAATGACTAAAGTAATCTGACTAACATCAGGATGACTTGAAATGGCTTTCATTACCCTAGCTAAATCAACTAATAGTAATAGTTGCTCTTCTGGCTGATTCCAACCGGGAAATATAATTAAGTTAACTGGTCGCAGTTTTAATTGTTTCTGAATTGACCATTTATAAACCAGTGGGTTTTGAGAACATTTCACTAATCCATAGTTGGCAAAAATACGCTCTAATAACTGAGACTTAAAGATGTTATCAGCATAATCAGTAATCACTAACTCTTTAAATTCAAAATCGTTGAGTAAATGATCAATTCCGATTTGATAAAGTTCAGGAATTGTCAAAGCAATGAAATTCCATGATTGTTCTTTTGGAGAATCTGTCCAACAAACTTGTTCAAGTACATCATATTGAGTTAAAATTTGCTTAGTTTCAGTTAATTTGGCTTCATTATCTTGTAATAGATAAATATCCAGTCGGGGTAAATCAACTAAATCGCAAATAACCCTATAATCAACCTTTGTAAAAAACAACCCCTGAAGTTTTGGATCAACGCGATGCCACTCTTGAATATACTCATAAATCGCAATTCGACTGTTAAACTCTTCTGTATTTTCACTAACTGCATAAATACTTCTTTTATCCCATTCAGGATAGCAGTAAGGCTCAATTTCTTTGCCATCCATATAATCAAGAATACGCTTCACATTTAAATCAGGGCGATAATTTTCCCAGAAAGCCTTTTCTCCTTCTTTTGCAATTTGTCTGGCTTCCTCTGGATGTTGAGAATAATAACTAATTTTATTTAATAAGTCTATTTCATCTTCATAAGCAACAAAATGTTTTCCCTCTTCTAATACAGCATTAAGTCTAGCTTGTTTACTGAGACGATCAGTGAGTAAAAAACCACCACTGGATAATACCTCAAACACTCTCATGTTGAGATCACCATTAAGGCTAATATTTAAATTGATTAAAGAATTAGCATAAATTCTGGCAGCTTCTGGACGTAATGCTTTCTGTTGATTAAGCACAAATCCAGCCTCCTTAACCTTATCTAAAATGTATCGACGATAAGGATGAAATTGTCTTACCTGTCCCACAAAACTAATTAAATGTTCGTAATTTTCAGAAGTAACTTGAGGATAGGGATCAATATAGAATGTAGGTATCCAAAACACTTTATCAAATCCTACTTCTTTGAAGTAATGTAGGTGATAAGGATTAAATAGGGACATTACAAAATCAAACTTTTCCTCCTTCGCGTAACTTAATAAAGTTTGAAGAGGATTCCGTAGATGATGGGTATCGCCAACAATTAGTAATTTAGGACAGTTAAACTGATCAAGATTAACGGGAAGAACCCGCCTGGCAGCATCTGCTTTAACTACTATTAACTCTGGTTGTTGTTGTGAAGAAGGTAATTGTTGTTTGACATAACCAACATCAAATATGCCAACAGGAATTTGTATATTTTCTATAATTCCATCATCTTGAGTTTTAGTTTTACAATCAGGACTGCAAAAAATCTCATTTTGTGAAAATATAATTTGCGGATAAAAGTTACGCGGATTTTGTAAAAATAATAAGGTATTGAATGATGGATAGTTATTAATATCTAACTTGTTTTGATATTGAGATGTTTTAACCGATAACTGCCTATTATTTTTTGCTAGCAATGGTTTTTCAAGTACAGCTAATATACCATTATTGGTAAAATTTTTTTTACCTTGATATCTTTCCTCTAACTCTTTTTGAATTTGAGGATCGATCTGAGATTGAAAAGTCAAGTTTAATTGACTGACCTGAAAAGAACTCTGGTTAATAAACTCGATATAGTCTTCTGTAAAGAAACGATTAATAAAAGGAGAATTATAAATATAGTACACCATTCGATCTGCTGTTTCTTTATCGGTAAACTGATAAAGATGCTTACACATCGTAGGTGGACTCATTCTTAAATGCCCCCAAGGTGGAATTGGAGAGTTACCAAAACTGTAGTTATTTCCTTGTTTATCTGTAATTTCTGGAAGGTGATGACCGTCATGGGCTGACCAAATAGGAGAAAACATAGAAAACAGCTTTCCCCCAGGCTTTAAAGCCAAGTACATCTTTTCTAAAGCGGCTGGAAACTTTTGGATATGTTCAAAAGCAGCAATAGAAAACACCAAATCATATTTTTCGTAATATTGGGATGGTAAATCCTCAATATTTTCTAAAAAAAAGTTATATCTTCCCGAAAGAGTTGATGAACTAAACTTATATTGTTGAATATCATTTATTTCTGAAATTACTGTTCCCTGATGAGTAATTCCACCTGCTTCTTTCAGATCAATTTCATATTCTGGAGTTTCTAGACCAGTCCATGAATTAACATTCAAATAATCAAAAACAAATTCTTCAGGTAAACTGCCACCAACTTCTAAAACATCCTTTCCCTGAAAGCCTACTAAGTTTTGGCAAGTGTAAGCATAACTAACGTGATAAGTTAAATTAAATTTAGCTTGGCATTCAGCTATTGTAGATTGATCAAACTGATTACTCATTATCACTGGTAGAAGTGTTCTCTGTATAATTAATTTGTTGCTGAAGTTGAGCTAAAAGTTGTTTATAGTTTCCTTGTTCTGGATTTAAATCTACTAACTTTTCTAATGGCTGAATTGCACCTTTGTAATCCTTCATATTCAGTCGAATTTGCACCAACCCTTCTAAAGCATTTTCGTTATTCGGTTCGCGCTCTAAAACCATTTCATAGCCATTTTCTTGCATTTGTAACTGCTCAAGCTGTTGTTGATTGGCTTGACGGGCTTGTTGCTCTTGCTGTTGGCTGGTTCGCATCCCCTCCGCTACCATTCCATGAATCTGAGACCCCATAAAACCGAGAAAAGCCAACCCGCTAATAATAGTGACAACCCGCTTAAAAGGAGACATTGACGTGCGAGACGACATTGTTAACTATCCTATTTTTTGACTTCGTTCCACCCTCAGCATGCCCTAAATAAAAGGTAAATCGATCACTGTTTAGGGAGAGAATTTGGAAAGCGCGATGACCTCGAAGCCATCGCTGTTCTTGAGATGAGCTTTCATGTTTTTTGAGGATTTTCGAGATCGCGCCACACTTTTTACTTTCTCTGCGTGATGCACCTCCAGCGGCTGAATCAAAGATTCAATCATTTATTGTTTACAAAGAAATAGGTGCGCCATATCGTGCTGGCTAAATATTTGACTGTTGTAACCAAACTTCCAAATCATCCTGACTGGAAAACTCTAATAACGCCTCTGCTAACTCCTCTAACTGAGATACATCTAAACCTCGAATTTGCTTAATCAGATTTGTATCTAATTCCCCAAAACGGCGATTGAGGAGACGTAAGATTAACTCTAGTTTTCCTTCTTGTTCGCCTTCAGCATAAACATCTTGATAAAAGCGAGTTTGTTTGATATCAATATCAGTAAACCCCAACATTTGTTGAATCTCCTCCCTGGTTAAACGAGGCAACTTATATACAAGGCTGTCGGTTTTCAAGGTTTTTAGTCTTTAACTCTATCATTCGCCTAAAGTAATTGGGAGCACAAAGGATGTTGCCGATAACCATCAGAGGATAGGAAATTTCATGACTACGCTTGGGATTAATTTTATACCAGGAGCGCGATCGCGTGATGCAAAACCGATGGAAATTGGTTGCAAATGTATCGAACTTGCCATAGTGTTCTCTGCGCGATCGCCTCTGACAGTGAATTGAAGCATCAACTGCGCTTGCTAAACATTTGATTGTTGTAACCAAGCTTCCAAATCATCCTGACTGGAAAACTCTAATAATGCCTCTGCCAATTCCTCTAACTGAGATACATCTAAGCCTCGAATTTGCTCAATCAGATTCGTATCCAATTCCCCAAACCGGCGATTGAGTTGACGAACTACTAATGCAACCGCTTCCTCTTGTTTTCCTTCACCATAAACATCTTGATAAAAGCGAGTTTGTTTAACATCAATATCGCTAAATCCCAACATTTGCTGAATTTCCTCCCTACTTAAACGGGGCAACTTATATACTATGATAGTTTCTACCAACTCCAGAATTTGTCTTTGACTCATTCCTTGTTCAATTTCCTGTTTCGCTTGTGTCACTAATTCTCTAGCTTGATTCACTGCCGTCTCTTCCGGCAAAATCACTAACTTTAATAAAGAAATGCCAATACTATCTGGATTGTCTTCCAACTCATCCAGATAAACTCGTTGAACTCTAGAGCTTTCTAGCAATTCTGTATAATGCTGAGTTTCTCCAATATCCACTCTTCGAGTGGGATAAATGACCACACTGCGCCAACGTTGAGAGGGTTGATACTGGCGGAGATACAGAAAAATTTCTCCAAATAAACGACTGTAAAACTCCCTTTCACCAGAAAACTGCACTTCCACAAAGAAAAGGGGGGATTCTGCATCATCTTGAGGTGGTGTAAATAAGCCATCGATGCGAAAGGCAGTTTGTTTAATTTCTACCGAACGAAACTGGTATTGTTCACTGTTGGTAACAGAAACATCAATCAGTTCAAACAACAGAGAAGGAAAGTTTTGGAATAAACGATAAAAAAGGCTGTCGGTTTTCAAGGTTTTTGGTTTTTCACTCTATCATTTCTGATTAGCTTGTTTTTAATTCTCTCTAGAGTTTTGGTGTTAATTTCTCACCGGGGCGATGTGCCTACGACGCCGGCTTGCGCCATCGCCCGAAAGCTGCTGCTAGACGCGATTGATGCGAAGCATCACTGCCAGAGGCAATCACGTCTTAGCGATTACCTATTGTGGGAAGCATGATTTGGGTGGCGAATCAAAAATTCCAGGACTGAAAGTGATGGAGAAAGGATTTCGATCAAGCACCAAATGATCAAACTTGTTATGGTGTTTCCTGTGCGATTGCCTCTGGCAAGGAAGCATAGCTTTCATCGTTTATTCTTTAAGAAAGGAACAGGAGCGCGATCGCGTGGCTGGATTAATGATTATGGAATTTGTTCTCTGTGGTTGGGAGAAGAAGCAGAAATGGAGTTTGAATGGAGTGCAGAAAAAGCAAAGATTAACTTAAAAAAGCACAATGTTTCGTTTCCAGAAGCTGGAACTATCTTTAATGACCCACTTTCCTTGACTTTTCCT from Cyanobacteria bacterium GSL.Bin1 carries:
- a CDS encoding prepilin-type N-terminal cleavage/methylation domain-containing protein, yielding MNCTKLKLYRNLVIKTTNQGFTLIELLVVIIILGVLSSVALPSLLNQVGKAREVEAKETLSSIGVSQQAYFFQKGNFADRLEKLDIVVNGQEYNYPQPSIHSSGSATQVIHEADAINPINKNKRDYAMGIIYDSGSFEVILCQSNEPGDDALPSTTTIGTCDQGQRIQ
- a CDS encoding prepilin-type N-terminal cleavage/methylation domain-containing protein, which codes for MNSILKSKLLFALNKNKKDKGFTLIELLVVIIIIGVLSAVALPNLLGQVGKARESEAKNAVGSFNRGQQAAFTEDGSFAAVGGTGTAAQAALNSDLGVGLELEFYEPDAQTTGQLLMLNSDRGTDNTRDYGGGINYDPDARSFTTVVCRMDDAAANTAMTDSEVSNEAVTTGTAMACANSASAVN
- a CDS encoding O-linked N-acetylglucosamine transferase, SPINDLY family protein, with protein sequence MLSNWEKQAVERLEKAQYDELLKLCEQTINAEEEGSLPYWYLGLAYLLKQEPEEAQAIWLSGWFEAPGEETSDERTEILVRVLEKEAKRQFTKGAFLTSAEIKENIQEIQPENLNNTLSLIKDLIKNKTFSIEYLEQWEFWQRLEANRNQAIDATLLGDILVYIFAHFPVENKAGLMNIAFQAVEDKTTFLKSVVVAAGKVAYKQSKYKSAIEILQLSEKLQPDFLPTYQYLSQIQTDAGKHKPAIDAAEKLIKNSTTPLETTDANFFLLRALLSSGNWKDIPQVAKQYKKTLEAVCDYYSSQEISNDQYIDDDTVTLPLAAFYLSQVEDKPRQNRLLQNQVINIFQKIFLANQDKHLSFPSRQPIPNKRLRVGYMGHTLRFHSVGWLSRWLIKNHTKEDFQTTVYLVNRRPDALTEGLIAQVDDFKLLDQNTYESAEQIAKDEIDILVDLDSATLTETCRILSLKPAPIQITWLGWDASSLPAVDYYIADPYVLPENAQDYYQEIIWRLPHSYVAVKGFEAGIPTLKREDLDIPTDAVIYFSAQSATKRHPDTVRLQMQILKQVPNSYFLIKGLGDQEIIREFFTEIANGEGVDPNRLRFLSRDANELAHRANLTIADVVLDTYPYNGATTTLETLWMGVPLVTKVGEQYVARNSYTFLKNVGVEEGIAWTDEEYVEWGVKLGTDENLRRDVHWKLLQSRKTAPLWDVEQFVTDMETAYQQMWAKYVEQVKTYPVAEEATSPEEKQTKPKLRLLHNLPRCGGTIISKCLATMENNLLLSEIHPRGMDMFNPLQQAHDWFDLLTTKDFNELATSKPVSFVDAISRIHQRSEENNCNLIIRDWAHLDFFGVPWTNNLSYRLDLAETLKTHFDNIQAAIVRHPVDQWLSLCRLELLQGKLSLENFLQGYLEFAKIATEIGFIRYEDFTHDPDTQLQALCEKLETPFDPNYKEKWQTYKKITGETASQGEITPQPRRHIEPEVLETIEKNEFYQEAITLLGYSEVNSK
- a CDS encoding tetratricopeptide repeat protein, whose translation is MSSRTSMSPFKRVVTIISGLAFLGFMGSQIHGMVAEGMRTSQQQEQQARQANQQQLEQLQMQENGYEMVLEREPNNENALEGLVQIRLNMKDYKGAIQPLEKLVDLNPEQGNYKQLLAQLQQQINYTENTSTSDNE
- a CDS encoding glycosyltransferase — protein: MSNQFDQSTIAECQAKFNLTYHVSYAYTCQNLVGFQGKDVLEVGGSLPEEFVFDYLNVNSWTGLETPEYEIDLKEAGGITHQGTVISEINDIQQYKFSSSTLSGRYNFFLENIEDLPSQYYEKYDLVFSIAAFEHIQKFPAALEKMYLALKPGGKLFSMFSPIWSAHDGHHLPEITDKQGNNYSFGNSPIPPWGHLRMSPPTMCKHLYQFTDKETADRMVYYIYNSPFINRFFTEDYIEFINQSSFQVSQLNLTFQSQIDPQIQKELEERYQGKKNFTNNGILAVLEKPLLAKNNRQLSVKTSQYQNKLDINNYPSFNTLLFLQNPRNFYPQIIFSQNEIFCSPDCKTKTQDDGIIENIQIPVGIFDVGYVKQQLPSSQQQPELIVVKADAARRVLPVNLDQFNCPKLLIVGDTHHLRNPLQTLLSYAKEEKFDFVMSLFNPYHLHYFKEVGFDKVFWIPTFYIDPYPQVTSENYEHLISFVGQVRQFHPYRRYILDKVKEAGFVLNQQKALRPEAARIYANSLINLNISLNGDLNMRVFEVLSSGGFLLTDRLSKQARLNAVLEEGKHFVAYEDEIDLLNKISYYSQHPEEARQIAKEGEKAFWENYRPDLNVKRILDYMDGKEIEPYCYPEWDKRSIYAVSENTEEFNSRIAIYEYIQEWHRVDPKLQGLFFTKVDYRVICDLVDLPRLDIYLLQDNEAKLTETKQILTQYDVLEQVCWTDSPKEQSWNFIALTIPELYQIGIDHLLNDFEFKELVITDYADNIFKSQLLERIFANYGLVKCSQNPLVYKWSIQKQLKLRPVNLIIFPGWNQPEEQLLLLVDLARVMKAISSHPDVSQITLVIDTDTLSEEDANLVLSSVAMNLMMEEEIDLSEQMEIAITANLDQRDWNPLLRHVQGRLQLKAENLDKISQLQADKLPIYQAHSLDQYQVIKSEQGSWSFVQSES
- a CDS encoding Rpn family recombination-promoting nuclease/putative transposase, yielding MKTDSLFYRLFQNFPSLLFELIDVSVTNSEQYQFRSVEIKQTAFRIDGLFTPPQDDAESPLFFVEVQFSGEREFYSRLFGEIFLYLRQYQPSQRWRSVVIYPTRRVDIGETQHYTELLESSRVQRVYLDELEDNPDSIGISLLKLVILPEETAVNQARELVTQAKQEIEQGMSQRQILELVETIIVYKLPRLSREEIQQMLGFSDIDVKQTRFYQDVYGEGKQEEAVALVVRQLNRRFGELDTNLIEQIRGLDVSQLEELAEALLEFSSQDDLEAWLQQSNV
- a CDS encoding DUF4351 domain-containing protein; protein product: MLGFTDIDIKQTRFYQDVYAEGEQEGKLELILRLLNRRFGELDTNLIKQIRGLDVSQLEELAEALLEFSSQDDLEVWLQQSNI